A section of the Apostichopus japonicus isolate 1M-3 chromosome 1, ASM3797524v1, whole genome shotgun sequence genome encodes:
- the LOC139967708 gene encoding uncharacterized protein has protein sequence MSRNPLKCINCSMFRPGRAWDEHDLCPKCRSCTRRDPCLVCIKFTPAQWQDIDLWLEGLRSKLQGRLDSIPSAIGAPEVPGITGDREEEGVVEREVEESGQERAEGEKEVEREERERERIPLTAPATSGSVTARGKGRSKGKAPARKRPPKQRHSSAGLETPSQSGPQLNRPTERGPPAVGGSGPKERATEGTRRRSRSRSREPDREPERRVPTEIPARESRERESSRRPRRERSGSHTRSPRRRERKRYSPISDESSDSSDDGYRRSKRRRRSPRRRQEEEPAWLSKLTGLLRPLLEQRTPTVADVAPGPTSPVSTMAPQPAPDPDALDCRASVNLSGLEEEGEPIDPDPLDYDPMEDSFGHNYEPEEAPVTGGALPQELITRAADIFRRHLGFEEPETQPQKAGRVSKLTATGEASYKPKTTIPVDATCYDRFEAIANKTKWTAFPARADRAVRVPDEAWKDLFRCPTIPQEAKERLKAEQGASSTHVFKTPDQRKLEELLVEVDMAARSGMKFASVLMLSAEVLMRHHQQLPEDSSQVSRDEAGQLLLLLGPLVRLTYDQFARVATRSVKARRQNIVSAIHWPSTEAKDRMLELPILGEDLFAGCFQKKLQEEVARRETLAKSEFRPPPTQRTRPFRPRESRAPRGTRAAPAKSMSRGALRGRSRGAAFRPTRPWAPRGGRGSTATRRDSDRSSNRPAFAAQP, from the coding sequence atgtcacgcaatccattgaagtgcatcaactgctctatgtttcgcccaggcagagcctgggacgaacacgacctttgtccaaaatgcagatcctgcactcgacgagacccctgcctggtgtgtattaagtttacaccagctcagtggcaggacatcgacctgtggcttgagggcttacgtagcaagctccagggaaggctggactcgatcccgagcgcaatcggggcgccggaggttccaggaataacgggagatagagaggaggagggagtagtagagagagaggtggaggagagtggccaggagagggccgaaggagagaaagaggtagagagagaggaaagagaaagagaaagaattcccctaacggccccggctacgtccggatcagttacggccagagggaagggcaggagcaaaggcaaggctcctgccaggaaaagacctccaaagcagaggcacagctcggccgggctggagactccgtctcagtccgggccgcagctaaacagacccacagagcgcggccccccggccgtgggaggctcgggtcctaaagagagagcaaccgaggggacgcggagacggagccggtcccgttccagggagccggacagggagccggagaggcgggttccgacggagatcccggcccgagaaagtagggagagagagtcctcccgccgacccagaagggagagatcggggtcgcatacaagatccccaagacgtagagagaggaagagatactctccaatctccgacgagtcctcggactcttccgacgatggatacagaagatccaagaggaggcgccggtccccgagacggcgtcaggaagaggaaccagcttggctttccaaactcaccggcctgctacggcccctgctggagcaaaggacgcccacggtagccgacgtggcaccgggccctaccagccccgtatcgaccatggccccgcaaccggccccggacccggacgctctggattgcagagcgtcggtgaaTCTTTCCGGCTTGGAGGAAGAAGGGGAGCCCATAGATCCAGATCCTCTCGACTACGATCCTATGGAGGACAGCTTTGGTCACAATTACGAACCGGAGGAAGCACCCGTGACAGGAGGAGCCCTCCCACAGGAGCTAATAACACGGGCGGCAGACATATTCAGACgacacctggggttcgaggaacccgagacgcaaccgcagaaggcgggccgggtatcaaaattgacggcgaccggcgaagcgtcatataagcccaaaactaccataccagtagacgcaacctgttatgacagatttgaggccATTGCCAACAAGACCAAGTGGACGGCCTTCCCGGCCAGGGCAGATAGAGCGGTCAGGGTACCTGACGAGGCATGGAAGGATCTATTCAGATGCCCAACCATTCCCCAGGAGGCCAAGGAGAGATTAAAAGCCGAACAAGGGGCCTCATCCACACACGTGTTCAAGACCCCGGACCAGAGGAAGCTAGAAgagcttttggtagaggtggacatggcagcccgttcgggcatgaagttcgcatcggtactaatgctatcagCCGAAGTCCTTATGCGACACCACCAACAGCTCCCTGAGGACAGCAGCCAAGTATCCAGGGACgaagcgggccagctcctcctGCTGCTGGGCCCCCTCGTCAGACTCACGTACGATCAATTTGCAAGGGTCGCTACCAGGTCCGTTAAGGCccgtagacaaaacatcgtctccgccatccactggccttcgacggaggcgaaggacagaatgctggaactaccaatcctcggggaagacctttttgcgggctgcttccaaaagaaactcCAGGAAGAGGTAGCCCGAAGGGAGACTCTGGCCAAATCAGAATTCCGACCCCCACCTACCCAGAGAACCAGACCCTTCCGCCCGAGGGAGAGCAGAGCACCTAGGGGAACGAGAGCAGCACCCGCCAAATCTAtgagcagaggagctctcagaggccgaagccggggggcagccttccgtccaacccgcccctgggcccccagaggaggcagaggctcCACGGCGACCAGACGGGACAGTGACCGCTCCTCCAATCGACCAGCGTTCGCCGcccagccctag